The Salvelinus namaycush isolate Seneca chromosome 1, SaNama_1.0, whole genome shotgun sequence genome has a window encoding:
- the LOC120051538 gene encoding alpha-(1,3)-fucosyltransferase 7-like → MTTSMPLFLSAIMLLSISSYVLHQRLLLLAQIGIAHQHQPRNLTILLWHWPFGHPYSLEGDVCSDKYGIPGCLLSDNTSLFPQADVVVFHHHELRTGRSSLPLHLPRPVSQRWLWLSLEPPVHNGNLTQYNGLFNWTMSYRGDADISMPYGKIVPVPHNGNSNSSSFVIPKKGACLASWVVSNYRPDHARSQVYQSLRKYIPIEVYGHWSKRPLTDQSLIPIIGHCNFYLAFENSVALDYITEKLWRNAYQAGAVPVVLGTSRANYEALVPPGSFIHVSDFNSTEGLAVFLQQLATDRGRYEGYFKWRQTHRIKMYTDWRERLCNICANYQRLPGNKVYYDLEAWASR, encoded by the coding sequence ATGACTACCTCCATGCCCCTGTTCCTCTCAGCCATTATGCTCCTCAGCATCTCCTCTTATGTGCTCCACCAGAGGCTCCTACTGCTGGCTCAGATAGGGATCGCTCATCAACACCAACCCAGGAACCTCACCATCCTGCTGTGGCACTGGCCCTTCGGCCATCCCTACAGCCTGGAGGGAGATGTGTGCAGCGACAAGTACGGTATCCCAGGCTGCCTCCTCAGTGACAacacctccctgttcccccagGCAGACGTGGTGGTCTTCCACCACCATGAGCTGAGGACCGGCCGCTCTTCCCTGCCTCTCCACCTCCCCCGGCCAGTCTCCCAGCGCTGGCTCTGGCTGTCCCTTGAGCCCCCGGTGCACAATGGCAACCTGACCCAGTACAATGGACTGTTCAACTGGACCATGAGCTACCGAGGCGACGCTGACATATCCATGCCCTATGGGAAGATAGTTCCGGTTCCACATAacggtaacagtaacagtagcagcttTGTGATCCCCAAGAAGGGGGCTTGTCTGGCCAGCTGGGTGGTCAGCAACTACAGGCCGGACCATGCCAGGAGTCAAGTCTACCAGAGCCTGAGGAAGTACATTCCCATAGAGGTGTATGGACACTGGTCAAAGAGGCCACTGACCGACCAAAGTCTGATACCCATCATTGGCCACTGTAACTTCTACCTGGCTTTTGAAAACTCAGTGGCATTGGACTACATAACTGAGAAGTTGTGGAGGAATGCCTACCAAGCAGGGGCAGTACCTGTGGTTCTGGGAACCTCTCGGGCTAACTATGAGGCCCTTGTGCCACCAGGCTCGTTCATCCATGTCAGTGACTTCAATAGCACAGAGGGGCTGGCTGTCTTCCTACAGCAGCTGGCCACAGACAGAGGACGCTATGAGGGTTACTTCAAGTGGCGTCAGACACATAGAATCAAGATGTACACCGACTGGAGAGAGAGGCTCTGTAATATCTGTGCCAACTATCAAAGACTACCAGGTAACAAGGTGTACTACGATCTGGAGGCATGGGCCAGTAGATAA